The Astyanax mexicanus isolate ESR-SI-001 chromosome 12, AstMex3_surface, whole genome shotgun sequence genome window below encodes:
- the gpd1a gene encoding glycerol-3-phosphate dehydrogenase 1a: protein MATPKKVCIVGSGNWGSAIAKIVGLNAGRNPKFDSTVNMWVFEEVVDGRKLTDIINTEHENVKYLPGHKLPENVVAVADLVEAVRGADILLFVIPHQFISRVCDTIQGKIKQDALGMSLIKGVDEGPDGLKLISDVIREKLGISMTVLMGANIANEVAEEKFCETTIGCKDKTYGALLKELMQTDHFRVTVVEEADVVEICGALKNIVAVGAGFCDGLGFGDNTKAAVIRLGLMEMIEFARLFCSGSVSAATFLESCGVADLITTCYGGRNRRVAEAFAKTGKSLEELEKEMLNGQKLQGPATAAEVHVILKNKNLLDRFPLFKAVNDICFEGRPVSEFISCLQNHPAHL, encoded by the exons ATGGCAACCCCGAAGAAGGTCTGCATCGTTGGCTCTGGAAACtg ggGTTCTGCTATTGCTAAGATAGTTGGGTTGAATGCAGGGCGAAACCCAAAGTTCGACTCCACAGTGAACATGTGGGTGTTTGAGGAGGTGGTTGACGGACGTAAACTCACTGACATCATCAACACAGAGCACGAGAACGTCAAATACCTGCCTGGACACAAACTACCTGAGAACGTG gtggcaGTGGCGGATCTGGTTGAGGCAGTACGTGGTGCTGATATTCTGCTCTTTGTGATCCCCCATCAGTTCATCAGCCGAGTGTGTGACACCATCCAGGGAAAGATCAAACAGGATGCGCTGGGAATGTCACTTATTAAG GGGGTGGATGAGGGTCCTGATGGCCTGAAGCTAATATCGGATGTGATTCGGGAGAAGCTGGGCATTAGCATGACGGTGCTAATGGGTGCTAACATTGCGAATGAGGTTGCGGAAGAAAAATTCTGCGAGACCACCATCG gctgTAAGGATAAGACTTATGGAGCGTTACTGAAGGAGCTCATGCAGACGGATCACTTTCGGGTCACTGTGGTTGAGGAAGCGGACGTGGTGGAGATTTGCGGGGCCCTGAAG AACATCGTGGCGGTGGGGGCCGGGTtctgtgatggtctggggtttgGTGATAATACGAAAGCTGCAGTGATCAGACTGGGTCTGATGGAGATGATTGAGTTCGCTCGGCTTTTCTGCTCCGGCTCCGTCTCTGCCGCCACCTTCCTCGAGAGCTGCGGCGTCGCTGACCTCATCACCACCTGCTACGGAGGACGCAACCGCCGCGTAGCCGAGGCCTTCGCCAAGACAGGAAag TCACTGGAGGAGCTGGAGAAAGAGATGCTGAATGGTCAGAAGCTGCAGGGTCCGGCCACAGCCGCTGAGGTCCACGTTATCCTCAAGAACAAAAACCTGCTGGACAG GTTTCCTCTGTTTAAGGCCGTGAATGATATCTGCTTTGAGGGACGTCCCGTCTCAGAATTCATCAGCTGCTTACAGAACCACCCGGCTCATCTGTGA